A genomic segment from Solenopsis invicta isolate M01_SB chromosome 5, UNIL_Sinv_3.0, whole genome shotgun sequence encodes:
- the LOC105195149 gene encoding uncharacterized protein LOC105195149 yields MSSSMTSSYEPTTAAEMTELDSDGSSCGERDVWKRVRSDSADAGPKKRRKQTTPVRVSSGLAGLHEDAREDKREDEDLEGKPSSRSPLLSNDHHHQQHHHHYHHHHHHSPSSKDENLNNEFRCQHCGRLFDSGETLNVHVDGEHGGASQVTPAVSIKVEPAQQLDPTNESPVSLLSVKNFASTWLASSSQQHVQSQTQMQPQSDESWSGPVNQIVTMTNHLQALSTFPGTLAQYLPLPNFPLADPQLPRSSLGPVPVKIFNPDAYCDMCNKEFCNKYFLKTHKANKHGIYVDSPTPTTESLNISGGNVFAVTNFHAGNASVKLESPSTPPQKRFRNEDSAKKHKPKTHNDSPIDQQLDGQQISVSQSEDDRVTPRDSPSGMEAFMKQEYGVEQEDATFMPAPRHLSPQSIQQARDSGFSADLLRRLGVLNPEAFCEICCKEYCNKYFLRTHKMKRHGIVVQDTERSPSNPGTAVTTWHQVQTSPLNLIVSEAATGTESNDRSGEEYECKSCDIRFQTIDLYQAHCRKLHESEERGSPKQEYDLNNSDQRTDTISEDLQKLQTMIMQLNGLDSGKGLSCAVCSRECDSRSALRVHMATEHGVVGDETTSSPQKSPTVISTVFCTLCEKDYPSQDALRRHISEEHQPIVSTAITLPTLPPTVIASSASSTPTSQTPSGQTTTMTEKKVSSLTPTSSYCEICNKELCNKYFMKTHMQRMHGIEIENGAQIGGVICNICNKELCSKYFLRVHKHNTHGIVDENTSSGSASNKQESYDVPNAEDSTLKPEQLGDLSHRYFTHFTEVCPICSRRFRSIKWLKAHLMGDHGKAGIDKWREMEQQYQATSRTSGRSIASTKNTQQTSNLKIPNGFEVTHQVKPVDYTSLGNQMLSNLLGSSSEEHQLKNYRCGYCNFTTPVLPFLFLHERSHVNPQENLEGDRALQCPICSHDFHQPELLNQHLLAKHQIPSLLSQFHHPLMNNFRSDIDVKASDVKERTDLDTKEDCVGYSPQTDRNVIEPAKNQRQDDTAVQVTPQGVYKCAQCGYATTNLNRIKKHVRKDHKTIGDPTESVIAELSKTLKDVANKQKMPACYAMPQDMNSNPDKTIMQPFLIEEQDLMQMGAESSSAKRFAPALVYLPVKSRISNVLTASFTLTPA; encoded by the coding sequence ATGTCATCGAGCATGACATCGTCGTACGAGCCCACGACGGCGGCGGAGATGACGGAGCTGGACAGCGACGGTTCGAGCTGCGGCGAACGCGACGTCTGGAAGCGCGTTCGCAGTGATTCCGCTGACGCCGGGCCGAAAAAGCGTCGGAAACAGACCACCCCGGTAAGAGTCTCGTCTGGCCTCGCGGGCTTGCACGAGGATGCGCGCGAGGACAAGCGTGAGGACGAGGACCTCGAAGGTAAGCCGTCGTCGCGATCGCCGTTGCTGAGCAACGACCATCACCACCAACaacaccaccaccactaccaccatcaccatcaccactCGCCGTCATCGAAAGACGAGAATCTGAACAACGAGTTCCGTTGCCAGCACTGCGGCCGGCTCTTCGACAGCGGCGAGACGCTCAATGTCCACGTGGACGGCGAGCACGGTGGCGCGAGTCAGGTGACGCCAGCTGTCTCTATCAAGGTAGAGCCGGCGCAGCAGCTGGACCCGACTAACGAAAGTCCTGTTAGCCTTTTAAGCGTTAAGAACTTCGCGTCCACGTGGCTGGCGTCCAGCAGCCAGCAGCACGTGCAATCGCAGACGCAGATGCAGCCGCAGAGCGATGAATCGTGGTCGGGCCCGGTCAATCAGATCGTCACGATGACCAATCACCTTCAGGCGCTCTCGACTTTTCCGGGCACCCTCGCGCAGTACCTACCCTTGCCAAATTTTCCCCTTGCCGATCCTCAGCTCCCTAGATCCTCCCTTGGTCCTGTGCCGGTCAAGATCTTCAATCCGGACGCGTATTGTGACATGTGCAACAAAGAGTTTTGCAACAAATACTTCCTGAAGACGCACAAGGCCAACAAACACGGGATCTATGTTGACTCGCCGACGCCAACCACGGAATCTCTCAATATCTCCGGCGGCAACGTGTTTGCTGTCACAAATTTTCATGCAGGTAACGCGAGCGTAAAACTGGAGTCGCCCTCGACTCCGCCGCAGAAGCGTTTCCGCAACGAAGATTCCGCGAAGAAGCATAAACCAAAAACGCACAACGACTCGCCGATAGATCAGCAGTTAGACGGTCAGCAGATCTCTGTGTCGCAAAGTGAGGATGATCGAGTGACGCCGCGCGACAGCCCCAGCGGTATGGAGGCGTTCATGAAGCAGGAATACGGCGTCGAACAGGAGGATGCGACCTTTATGCCGGCCCCGAGGCACCTATCGCCCCAATCTATCCAGCAAGCGCGCGATTCCGGTTTCAGCGCCGACCTTCTACGCCGCCTGGGAGTTTTGAATCCCGAGGCGTTCTGCGAGATATGCTGCAAGGAgtactgtaacaaatattttctgCGCACGCATAAAATGAAACGGCACGGCATCGTCGTGCAGGACACTGAGAGATCGCCCAGCAATCCTGGCACAGCCGTCACCACTTGGCACCAGGTGCAAACAAGTCCGTTAAACTTGATCGTGTCTGAAGCCGCCACCGGGACGGAATCCAACGATCGCAGCGGCGAGGAGTACGAGTGCAAATCCTGCGATATTCGTTTCCAAACGATTGACCTGTATCAAGCGCATTGCAGGAAGTTGCACGAAAGTGAAGAACGCGGGTCGCCGAAACAAGAATACGATCTGAATAACTCTGATCAGCGCACTGACACGATATCAGAGGACCTTCAGAAGCTGCAGACGATGATTATGCAACTGAATGGCCTGGATTCTGGTAAGGGATTATCCTGCGCCGTCTGTAGTAGAGAATGCGATTCGAGGTCGGCCCTGCGCGTTCACATGGCAACCGAACACGGTGTCGTCGGTGATGAAACCACGTCGTCGCCACAGAAGTCACCCACGGTTATTTCGACCGTTTTCTGCACTCTCTGTGAGAAGGATTATCCTAGTCAAGACGCCCTGAGGAGACACATTAGCGAGGAGCATCAACCCATCGTGTCCACCGCTATTACTCTGCCGACACTTCCGCCAACGGTAATCGCCTCTTCCGCCAGTTCGACGCCGACCAGTCAGACTCCGAGCGGCcaaacgacgacgatgacagaGAAGAAGGTGTCGTCACTGACCCCCACGTCGAGCTACTGTGAGATTTGCAACAAGGAGCTGTGCAACAAGTACTTCATGAAGACGCACATGCAGCGGATGCACGGCATCGAGATCGAGAACGGCGCGCAGATTGGCGGAGTCATCTGCAACATCTGCAATAAAGAGCTGTGCAGCAAATATTTTCTGCGAGTCCACAAGCACAACACCCATGGGATTGTCGACGAGAACACGTCGTCGGGATCGGCGTCGAACAAGCAAGAATCCTATGACGTTCCCAATGCCGAGGACTCGACGCTGAAACCGGAGCAATTGGGTGATCTCAGTCATAGATACTTTACTCATTTCACCGAGGTATGTCCGATCTGCAGTCGAAGGTTCCGCAGCATCAAGTGGCTGAAGGCTCACCTGATGGGCGACCACGGCAAAGCAGGGATCGACAAATGGCGCGAAATGGAGCAGCAGTATCAAGCGACGTCCAGAACCAGCGGCAGAAGCATCGCTTCGACGAAGAACACGCAGCAAACATCAAACCTAAAAATTCCCAATGGGTTCGAAGTCACCCATCAGGTCAAGCCTGTCGATTACACGAGCTTGGGAAATCAGATGCTGTCCAATCTTCTTGGTTCCTCATCCGAGGAGCATCAATTAAAGAACTATCGCTGCGGTTATTGCAACTTTACGACGCCTGTGCtaccttttctctttcttcacgAACGATCCCACGTGAATCCTCAAGAGAATCTCGAGGGGGATCGAGCGTTGCAATGCCCAATATGCTCGCACGACTTCCATCAGCCGGAGCTGCTTAATCAACATCTACTCGCCAAGCATCAAATTCCCTCTCTGTTGTCGCAGTTCCATCATCCTCTCATGAATAATTTTAGATCGGACATTGACGTTAAGGCGAGCGACGTCAAGGAAAGAACTGATTTGGATACAAAAGAAGATTGTGTGGGATACAGTCCTCAAACCGATCGAAATGTTATTGAACCTGCAAAAAACCAGCGGCAGGATGACACCGCGGTGCAGGTGACACCTCAGGGCGTGTACAAGTGCGCCCAGTGCGGCTACGCAACGACGAATCTGAATCGCATCAAGAAGCACGTGCGGAAGGATCATAAAACGATAGGCGATCCGACGGAAAGCGTGATCGCCGAGCTCAGCAAGACCTTGAAAGACGTGGCGAACAAGCAGAAGATGCCGGCCTGTTACGCGATGCCGCAGGATATGAATTCGAATCCCGACAAGACTATCATGCAGCCGTTCCTGATCGAGGAGCAGGATTTGATGCAGATGGGCGCCGAGTCTAGTTCGGCGAAGAGATTCGCGCCGGCTCTGGTCTACTTGCCGGTCAAGTCCAGAATCAGCAATGTCCTCACCGCCTCCTTCACTCTCACCCCCGCCTGA